ACTCAAGTCTCTTTACTTATTTTGTGTTTACCTTTTCACATAGCActcatctttctttttattctatCGTAGTTTCACCTTTTCATCTCTATAGTTTTCTTCTATATTGATGCAAAAAATTGGATCTTTTGAAGATATTTGCTACTTGTGTTCATTCTGGTACAGAAATCAAAGAATGACCGAGGATCAGTCAGTTGTAGGCCGGAGACGAATTTATTATGATCAGAATGGTGGAGAAGCACTTATTTGCAGTGACAGTGAAGAGGAAACTATGGACGATGAAGAGGAGAAAAGACAATTTATAGAATCAGAAGATTATATACTTCGGTTGGTATAGCTTAGTAAACCATTATTGGTTGCTTTCACCGTTTCTTTTTCCTTGTCAGATCTTTTCTGTTAGtgtgtaaaataaaattgaaatgcaTGCCTGACTGTATTGTGTCATGTTCATGAGGTTAAGCTTTTAGAGTAGGAAGCAATGTGTTTGTTctgtctctttctctttctgtgTTAATGTTATTctgaagttatttatttatgcacTAAAAGAAAGACTCTAGTTtgtttaagcatttttttttcccaTTGGACCATTGCTCACTGTCTTTGAAGTATCACATGAGTTTACTATTTTGTGATTATTTATACATTGGAGCATATGTTGCGTTGCCTTTCAGTTGACCAAGAGAGAAGATTCTGATAGGATGATTTGacagttatttttttgttattatatttccTGTTTACAGAAGGGATCAAAGAGGATCCTTGATTAGTTGAGTGTATAATTCAATCCTTTATTAGGAAAAGAAACTATTGCATACACTTATTATACTAATAGAAATATTATATGCTTGGTTTATCCTGCCAATTGATCTTGTTAAGATAAAAAACTCTTCAGTTACTTTGCACCCTTCTGCTGTGGTTTTTCTTTGAAGaagcattttttttgtcatgtttgTATCGTCATGAATTTCATGTTAGGATGTTTAGCCATTATGTTGCATCATATTACATATTGTTTTTCTTGTGTTGCATGACAGACAGATTTTTGGATTTCATAATGTCTGATTTGATTTTACAGCATGACTGTCAAAGAGTTTGGTTTAACTGACATTGTTCTGGAGTCGTTGGCTCAGTGTTTTTCTAGAAACACTAGTGAAAttaaggtaaatttttgtcattcaTTGAATTGTTCCTCCATGTATTTTCTGCTTCTGCCATCTCTCTCCCGATTACTCTGATGAAAACTGGTCGTAGTGTAAGCTTTCGTCCAGCTGTTTCCCATTTGCTTTGTGCTGGCTTTACAGAGATATGAAACACCGTCAAACATCTTATACAGGCAAAGTATGAAACTCTCAGTATTCAAGACAATGCTGGTGGCTGTTCCAAGGCTGGGGATTCTGAAGAGAATTCTCAAAGTGGCAATTCTTTTCTGGAAAAGGATCTTGAAGCAGCTCTTGACTCTTTTGACAACCTCTTTTGTCGACGATgccttgtaagtttttttttcccatGAAGGCTCTGATAGCTTGCACCATCTTTCTCTCAATATCTCACTGGTTGCCATATTTTACTTGCAGgtttttgattgtagattaCATGGATGTTCACAAGATCTTGTCTTCCCTGTAATTACTATTTATTGGTTATTTTTCATGTAGTCTACAGTATCTATTGAGTCATGACTTGGTACTTTAACAGGCTGAGAAGCAACCTACATGGAACCCTCCTGATACTGAAAATGCATCCTGTGGGCCAAATTGTTTCCGATCGGTATGCATTTGTCTGTTTTTAGGGATCTATCcatctattattattatcgttattattattattattattaacaatatACTCAATTTTCTTAAACCTTGATTCAGGTACTTAAGTCGGAAAGATTTGCCAAAACATCCTCTGCCCAGGCTGATGAACAGAAGTCCTCTGGTGGTGCTTTATCTAGGAAAAAATCTTCTGCTAAGAGGCGGATAAAATGTAGCCAAAGTGAAAGTGCTTCATCTAATGCAAAAAACATATCAGAGAGTAGTGACTCAGAGAATGGTCCTGGACAAGATGCTGTCTCAGCCTCACACTCAGCACCTCCTAAAACTAAACCTGTGGGGAAAGGTGGAATTGGTAAAAGGAACAGTAAGCGAGTGGCAGAACGAGTCCTAGTATGCATGCAGAAGCGGCAGAAGAAAACAATGGTTTCTGATTCTGATTCCATTGTAAGTAATGTTCTTCCTTCGTTTAAGAAACTTGCATTTTGATTCAATTATAACCAAACCAGATAATGAAGAAACAATATTTTACCacataaatatgttaaatttctTTGGACGGCAAGATATAGAAGGAATTGATTCATAATAATCTGTAAATAATGCAGAGTGAAGCTCTTGACCGTTCATCGAATGATATGGTCACTGACCCACATGCCATGAGCAGTGAAGACAACACGAGGAAAGAAGAGTTTGTAGATGACAATGTTTGTAAACCAGAAATCACTGATAATAAATCTTGGAAAGCTCTTGAAAAGGGACTTTTAGAGAAAGGAATGGAGATTTTTGGTAGAAACAGGTTAGCTTATGTTTGGATTGGGGATGCTTggcttatttttctttataagtaTATAATATAACGTAATGCATGGATGGTGTAATTAGTGCTGGTGTGAAAATAATTAAGCATGCAAGAGTATGACCACTTGTCCAAGTGTTTATATGAAGTCAAGCATGTCTTCAGTCAATTACATGGGGAATGGATGGGTAACATTTTGAAGTACTGAGTCAACTTTGTTCATAATTGTTCTGGTTCAAAATGCACAGATTGATTTGGTTGATaggatttcatttttttaaatcatattcTTGAAAACAGTCTCTATACTTGGCTACTTGAAATAAGCACAAGCTGCATGATGATGGAAATAtatatctcatttttatttatcaagtaTATAAGGAATAGCTTTTTAAAATGGAAACTGGCAGGGGTGTTTGAGGCTTACTTATTAACCAGATTAAACCTACACGATGCATGGGAGGTTAGACAAAAATGTTTAGGGTTAGTTTTATGAGAGAacctatttaatatttaattctaAATAGTTATGCAAATTATTAGTTCATTTAGAAAAGAAAGTCTAAATGTACATCTGTGCATTGGACTGACACCTATTATAAAAAGCAAAAGGTCAGGTTCATACTTATGTCgaacatttttaaaatgtggAATTTTTTAGGATTGTGTGTTTTTAATTGCTTAAATCCAATACACCATAAAGTAAAAGTAGAAAAACCACTTACCTAATGcctgttttttttgttgttgttgagggttTTCTTAATCTGAATTTTCTGAAGTCTAGAATTTTTGCCTAATGAAAGTTTGGTAGCATAacatttatcaaatttaaacaaTCAATTTCCTCTATACTTGGAATTTAATTGGTATATGTTAgtataaaagaattttacaGTATCCACCTGAAGGACATGTCATTCtttattttacctttatttttcttataaagagTGGAGTGGCAACAAataatacaacaacaaaagcctTATCTCACTAGGTGAGATCTGCTAGATAGATCACATTATGCCATTTGACTCACTTAAAGACCAAATCTGAAGTAGTAACAAGAAATGATGTATTAAAATATCAGTGAATGGCAGTTTGAAACTATTTTAAGTAACTGTTTATACCGATTAAATTCATATACTTAACTATACCAAACATCTATTTTActtattgtaatttgtaatcCTACGTATTTGTTACAATGATAAACTATTTCATTAATACTCCTTCCGGTCCTTTATATAAGAAACATGGGCCCACTTTTAGGTGTattagttgtaatttttttataccctTAATTTATTGTGAAATCTATTAATGAGACAGCCACTCATTACCCATGTAGGTGGATGTATTTATTGGTTTAATAACAATATAAGCCACATTCATTGTGGGAAAATTATTCCTTTAATTATGTGTAGTGTCATTAAATATAGCTACTACTCAGACTATTTAATTCTATGggtatttttggaataaaatttaaactcatcacactattaattaaaattaactactTTTATTGGTCTTCGTGAACTGGTTATTCCTTTCTTATGTAAAGGACTGGAAGTATTTTGTAAATCTATCTCCATTTCTCAATATGTTGGTAGTATGCTTCAAGCACCTAGAACCTTCCAATGAACCATGAAACCAAAGTTCTAGTAGAACCTAAAATTAGTATTTATTGCCACTATTCTGAATTTAATGGCTGATGGTCCATTCCTTTAATGAGAAAGTGAACGAAACTGGTATATTGAATAGCTTAGTGAAAACTGGGAAGATGTTTAAAGAATAAATGAGGTGTTCTCTCTATAGCTCTAACTTctgatttaataaattataaatacagGGTAAATTACAGATTCTTCATGTGGTTGGGTCAACTTTAATTTTATCACATGTAGTTTAGAATGCGTCACTTTGCCCACTCGTGTCTTGTTTGATGCTTGCTTATGTTTGAATTTGTCTCTTTTAACTATGACGGGTTAATAGTGATCTCCCCAATAtctttaaacataatttttctctttcttgacTGTCAAATCACCTATTAAGTGACAACTTTTTGCTTTCTTACTGCAGTTGCTTAATAGCTAGAAATCTCTTAAATGGCCTAAAGACGTGTTGGGATGTTTTCCAATACATAAATTGTGAAGATGGAAAGATGTCTGGTCCTCCTGGGGATGTTGCAAATTCCCTCATGGACGGCTATTCCAAGGTTAATTTAATGCAATTATACTTAGTGTACTTTTCActttgctttttctttcttgcaaaTAGTGCTTAACCGATCCAATTTTGGTAAAATGAATGTAAGGGTAATAATGAAGTGAGACGAAGGTCTAGATTCTTACGTAGAAGAGGAAGAGTCCGTCGATTGAAGTACACCTGGAAATCTGCTGCTTATCATTCAATTAGGAAAAGGATTACAGAGAGAAAGGATCAACCCTGCCGACAGTATAATCCATGTGGTTGCCAAACGGCTTGTGGAAAGCAGTGTCCTTGTCTTCAAAATGGAACCTGCTGTGAGAAGTACTGTGGGTAAGCTTTTGAGGTTGCTAAATAGAACCTTGATGAAAGAGAGGCATTTAGAATTGTAGTGTTTGGGGATTTTCTACATTCCACGCTGGTTTCACAAATTCTAGGGATTATTGTACTTATAGTTTACACGGATATTTTATTGTGACTTGCCTACCTGACAGCACATGCATCCAACATCCGTTAATTCCTGTGATGATTTCCTTTTTCCCCCTTTTCATATCAAGATGCCCCAAGAGCTGCAAGAATCGATTTCGTGGCTGTCATTGTGCTAAGAGTCAATGCAGAAGCCGTCAATGTCCATGTTTTGCTGCAGATAGGGAATGTGATCCAGATGTTTGTAGGAATTGTTGGGTCAGGTGAGATTtacttgtttgtgtttgtgtagCATTGCTCTGTCATCTGTAAGATTCATACCTTTTGCTTTTAGATggcaataattaattttcatatatggGATGGATGGTATGATTTCTTATATTCCTTGGAAGTAATTATTTTACAAGCATGTAATTGTTGACTTAAAGAAACAGGTCTCAtgggatgaaaagaaaaataagtagaGGTGATTACTGAGTTAGTATTGCAAAACATAGTTTGATATATAATCTTAACATGCGATaatgatcaaaataattttttgactaATGAGTTTCTTAATTAAGAATGATCGGTGCTGATTAGAAGTTTTTAGAGCTAATTTTCGTTGCTATTTTTTTGGGATGAGATATAATATGATTTATGCTTTTCAttg
The nucleotide sequence above comes from Glycine soja cultivar W05 chromosome 11, ASM419377v2, whole genome shotgun sequence. Encoded proteins:
- the LOC114376685 gene encoding histone-lysine N-methyltransferase CLF-like isoform X2, whose translation is MQSNKVEDSSPAGKDVLLVIDSLKKQVAAERVVSVKKRIEENRQKLVGVTNHVCTMSMERRNFSITDTNRSLDLLTKRQKDAIDMHNGVHASNGDVESNGYHDDSHGSTAVLLGSNVAVKNAVRPIKLPEVKKLPPYTTWIFLDRNQRMTEDQSVVGRRRIYYDQNGGEALICSDSEEETMDDEEEKRQFIESEDYILRMTVKEFGLTDIVLESLAQCFSRNTSEIKAKYETLSIQDNAGGCSKAGDSEENSQSGNSFLEKDLEAALDSFDNLFCRRCLVFDCRLHGCSQDLVFPAEKQPTWNPPDTENASCGPNCFRSVLKSERFAKTSSAQADEQKSSGGALSRKKSSAKRRIKCSQSESASSNAKNISESSDSENGPGQDAVSASHSAPPKTKPVGKGGIGKRNSKRVAERVLVCMQKRQKKTMVSDSDSISEALDRSSNDMVTDPHAMSSEDNTRKEEFVDDNVCKPEITDNKSWKALEKGLLEKGMEIFGRNSCLIARNLLNGLKTCWDVFQYINCEDGKMSGPPGDVANSLMDGYSKGNNEVRRRSRFLRRRGRVRRLKYTWKSAAYHSIRKRITERKDQPCRQYNPCGCQTACGKQCPCLQNGTCCEKYCGCPKSCKNRFRGCHCAKSQCRSRQCPCFAADRECDPDVCRNCWVSCGDGTLGIPSQRGDNYECRNMKLLLKQQQRVLLGRSDVSGWGAFLKNSVGKHEYLGEYTGELISHREADKRGKIYDRENSSFLFNLNDQFVLDAYRKGDKLKFANHSPDPNCYAKVIMVAGDHRVGIFAKERICAGEELFYDYRYEPDRAPAWARKPEASGSKKEDGAPSSGRAKKLA
- the LOC114376685 gene encoding histone-lysine N-methyltransferase CLF-like isoform X1 translates to MASKPPPSPSPSSSRSEPLVDLSSNKVEDSSPAGKDVLLVIDSLKKQVAAERVVSVKKRIEENRQKLVGVTNHVCTMSMERRNFSITDTNRSLDLLTKRQKDAIDMHNGVHASNGDVESNGYHDDSHGSTAVLLGSNVAVKNAVRPIKLPEVKKLPPYTTWIFLDRNQRMTEDQSVVGRRRIYYDQNGGEALICSDSEEETMDDEEEKRQFIESEDYILRMTVKEFGLTDIVLESLAQCFSRNTSEIKAKYETLSIQDNAGGCSKAGDSEENSQSGNSFLEKDLEAALDSFDNLFCRRCLVFDCRLHGCSQDLVFPAEKQPTWNPPDTENASCGPNCFRSVLKSERFAKTSSAQADEQKSSGGALSRKKSSAKRRIKCSQSESASSNAKNISESSDSENGPGQDAVSASHSAPPKTKPVGKGGIGKRNSKRVAERVLVCMQKRQKKTMVSDSDSISEALDRSSNDMVTDPHAMSSEDNTRKEEFVDDNVCKPEITDNKSWKALEKGLLEKGMEIFGRNSCLIARNLLNGLKTCWDVFQYINCEDGKMSGPPGDVANSLMDGYSKGNNEVRRRSRFLRRRGRVRRLKYTWKSAAYHSIRKRITERKDQPCRQYNPCGCQTACGKQCPCLQNGTCCEKYCGCPKSCKNRFRGCHCAKSQCRSRQCPCFAADRECDPDVCRNCWVSCGDGTLGIPSQRGDNYECRNMKLLLKQQQRVLLGRSDVSGWGAFLKNSVGKHEYLGEYTGELISHREADKRGKIYDRENSSFLFNLNDQFVLDAYRKGDKLKFANHSPDPNCYAKVIMVAGDHRVGIFAKERICAGEELFYDYRYEPDRAPAWARKPEASGSKKEDGAPSSGRAKKLA